In a single window of the Campylobacter hyointestinalis subsp. lawsonii genome:
- the frr gene encoding ribosome recycling factor, with protein MLNEIYNNQKAYCDKALEALKRDFGTLRTGKVSINIVDHIYVDYYGSPTALNQVATVLTTDASTISITPWEKSMLKTIASAIQAANIGVNPNNDGESVKLFFPPMTTEDRQKNAKEAKSMGEKAKVAIRNIRKDANDEVKKIEKDKLVSEDEIKKGYDEVQKITDSYIAKVDQIVKEKEAELLKV; from the coding sequence ATGAAATTTATAACAATCAAAAAGCTTACTGCGATAAAGCATTAGAGGCTTTAAAACGTGATTTTGGCACACTTAGAACAGGCAAAGTAAGCATAAATATAGTAGATCATATCTATGTTGATTATTATGGTAGTCCTACTGCGTTAAATCAAGTTGCTACAGTCCTTACTACAGATGCTAGCACTATTTCTATCACTCCTTGGGAAAAAAGTATGCTAAAAACCATAGCTTCTGCGATACAAGCTGCAAATATCGGTGTCAATCCGAACAATGATGGCGAAAGCGTTAAGCTATTTTTTCCTCCGATGACTACAGAAGATAGACAAAAAAATGCAAAAGAGGCAAAATCTATGGGCGAAAAGGCGAAAGTCGCCATAAGAAATATCAGAAAAGATGCAAATGACGAAGTTAAAAAGATAGAAAAAGATAAGCTAGTAAGTGAAGATGAGATAAAAAAAGGTTATGACGAGGTTCAAAAGATAACAGATAGTTATATCGCAAAAGTGGATCAGATCGTCAAAGAAAAAGAGGCTGAGCTTTTAAAGGTTTGA
- the pyrE gene encoding orotate phosphoribosyltransferase has protein sequence MNLEEIYRDAKAYLKGHFLLSSGNHSEYYLQSAKVLEDPILAGKLADELFRVIEKAGVLFDSVCSPALGGILAGYELARAGKKRFIFTERVEKVMSLRRGFNVSKGERFIICEDIITTGGSALESAKIIEENGGVVVGFAALANRGFCKVANLNNEAKASCKLPFDKPLFALGNFEFEIYEPSACPLCKTGSKAIKPGSRGN, from the coding sequence ATGAATTTAGAAGAAATTTATCGTGATGCAAAGGCGTATCTAAAAGGGCATTTTTTGCTAAGTAGCGGAAATCATTCAGAGTATTATCTCCAAAGTGCAAAGGTGCTTGAAGATCCTATTTTGGCTGGTAAATTAGCAGATGAGCTTTTTAGAGTGATAGAAAAAGCTGGGGTTTTGTTTGACAGCGTTTGTTCTCCAGCACTAGGCGGAATTTTAGCAGGTTATGAGCTTGCACGTGCAGGTAAAAAGAGATTTATCTTTACTGAAAGAGTTGAGAAAGTCATGAGTTTAAGACGTGGTTTTAATGTCAGCAAAGGCGAGAGATTTATCATTTGCGAAGATATCATCACGACTGGCGGATCAGCTTTAGAAAGTGCAAAGATCATAGAAGAAAACGGCGGTGTGGTTGTTGGGTTTGCTGCACTTGCAAATCGCGGTTTTTGTAAGGTTGCAAATTTAAATAACGAAGCAAAAGCTAGCTGTAAATTGCCGTTTGATAAGCCACTTTTTGCTCTTGGAAATTTTGAATTTGAGATATATGAGCCTAGTGCTTGTCCTCTTTGTAAAACTGGAAGCAAGGCTATTAAGCCTGGAAGTCGTGGCAATTAG